In the Pirellulales bacterium genome, ACGATTCTCGACTTCGTTTTGCGACGTCATTCCGGCATTTGGCCCAAGCATGGCGCCGCCGGCTGTTGGAACCGGGTCGAGCGGATCGTACTGATACTCGTCCGATGGTTCACTAGAGGTCGGCGGAGACGTTGCCAAGAAGCCATCGCCGTCCCGGTTGTTGGCATGGCCGCTACTGCGCAGATAGTAGGCAGTGTATTGGGTTCTCGCGAGCGGCCATTCTTGCTCGTCCCTCCATTCATTGGTCCCCATCACGAAGATTCGTACAGGGGCGAACGCGGCAGTCGCGCGTCCCAGTAAATGTTCGTCGAACCACGGCACACTTGGGGCCAGACTTTCCAGCCGAAAATTCTTCAGCCTGTGTCCATCGGGCGGGGTTATCGTACCAGCATGCACCCACGGTCCGATAATTAAACGCGCTGCAGAAGCAATTTGCGGAACAGCGTGTGTTCGAATTTGTGCATAATCGTTCACCTGGGTAGGGAGGAACGGATCGTACCAGCCTGCCATCAGTAGCGTCGGTGCTTTCAGGCTTCGAGCGCGATTTTCGCCGTCTATCTGCGCCCAGTATTCATCGCGCTCGCTGTGTGTGGCCCAATCATCAAAAAAAGGGATATCACCTGCGGCACGGTCGTCCGCCTCAATTACAGGCAGACCATCAAAGCCCCGCTGCATGGCATCAGCGTCGGGCGCGATATCACGCGTCCCGTGCGACAGGACTGCCCAGTGGAGAGCACTCTTCAGTGAAAATGCGCCGCCTGGATGAAACATGCTGTGGAAATCAGTGCTGGACTCTTGAATGATCAATGCTGTCGGGCCCGGATTGGCGCGATCCGCCAAAACCCACTCTGTGTACGCGTAATAGGAGCATCCCCACATGCCTAGGCGTCCGTCATACCAGGGTTGCGTGGCCAGCCACGCCAGCGTGTCGATACCGTCCTGATGTTCACTTCGCAGCGGGTAGTAGTCGCCTCCCGAGTCGAATCGCCCTCGCGTTCCTTGGATTACAACCGTATAGCCTCGCTCGGCCCACATTCTTCCAACGATCGTTGCAAACAATCCATTGACGAGTGTCTTTGAGTAGGGAATCCGTACCAGGATTGTCGGCGTCTTTGATCCCGCTCTGCGAGGGTGGTAAATATCGGCCACCAATGGGACGCCGTCGGTGGCCGTAATCGGCACTTTGCGATCAATTCTTACGGCGAATTCCGCCGGGCGGATTCCAAGTTGACGTGCCAGTATGGAGGGGCCGACCAAATAAACGATCCACAGGGGCAGGCACACGGCTATTAACGATCCGCCTACCAGCCAAGCGCATCGCGATAGCCAGGCCCGACGTGATGTTCGGACTTGCAGATGCACCTCAGTTCGCCGCAGCCTGCAGTGGTGCATTCCCAAGACTAATAGGTAGGTGGCCAGCCCCCAGTGGAAAAAAATGGGAATTGATCCACCGGTCCAACGTTCGTGAGGATAAAGACTCATCCGAATCGCATAGCGGATCACCATCACCAGTAAATAGATGCTCCCAAAAGTGACCAAGAACGTTCCTGCAAACCGACGAGGCCGATAACTCCAACCCGATGTTCGGGTGAAATCGAGATTGATCTTCGCCATTAGCCCGATGATCAGGATTTGGCAGACTAACAGCTGAGGGTAGGGCAATAGGCCGGAAAACCACTCTTCCGAAGGAGGCAAGAAATGCACGTGCCAGAGCTCGACAATGATCTGGCCGACAACGCGTAAGCAAAAGAGCGCCGAAAGTGACCAAAGTGCCAAGGCCGACCGCGACATGTGACGAATGAGAAATGTTTTCATGTCAATTGTCCCTCGCGCCCACGCCTATGACCTTCTTGGCATCATGCTCTGCAATAGAAATTGTAAAGCGAAGATGCCGAGGCGATAGCTGGCTCAGGCTGGAATACTGGCCCGGCCTTCGTATCATGGATATCTGGTGCCCTATACCTCCTGTGTTCTAATGCGGAATAGATGCGACTGACAATGTCGGAACCTGATGTCACGCTGACCGACTACGCCGTGGCAATTGAAGCTGTCGTGCTGCTAATTCTGCTCCGAGGCACCCAAGTTTCCACGGGAGCGCTTGGGACTTGGCTCGCGCTTTTCTTCGGGTCAATTTGCGCCGCGTCGCTGTTCGGCGGCACAGTTCATGGTTTCCTTCGTGATGAGCGAACACTGGCTTATCGCATACTTTGGCCTGCTACTCTGGTCGCGATGGGGGTGACGGCGTTTTCGATGTATGCAATTGGTGCCGAACTTACCCTATCACCGGAATACATACGGTGGATGGTGATCGCTGCCGCCACGCAGTTTCTGATTTACGCTGCAGTGATCGTTTTTGCTCGACAAGATTTCTGGCTGGGAATCGCCGACAACTTACCGGCGATATTGTTTTTGCTCTTCGCCATCGCGTTGAAGTGGCGAAACGGCGCGAACGATGATTTATCCTTGGCCCTGGCTGGCCTAGGACTCGTATTGGTTGCCGCTGCCCTTCAGTACTTGCAACTTGGCATCCATCCTATCTACCTAAATCACAACGCGCTTTATCACGTATTGCAGGGCCTTGCGCTC is a window encoding:
- a CDS encoding CocE/NonD family hydrolase, whose protein sequence is MKTFLIRHMSRSALALWSLSALFCLRVVGQIIVELWHVHFLPPSEEWFSGLLPYPQLLVCQILIIGLMAKINLDFTRTSGWSYRPRRFAGTFLVTFGSIYLLVMVIRYAIRMSLYPHERWTGGSIPIFFHWGLATYLLVLGMHHCRLRRTEVHLQVRTSRRAWLSRCAWLVGGSLIAVCLPLWIVYLVGPSILARQLGIRPAEFAVRIDRKVPITATDGVPLVADIYHPRRAGSKTPTILVRIPYSKTLVNGLFATIVGRMWAERGYTVVIQGTRGRFDSGGDYYPLRSEHQDGIDTLAWLATQPWYDGRLGMWGCSYYAYTEWVLADRANPGPTALIIQESSTDFHSMFHPGGAFSLKSALHWAVLSHGTRDIAPDADAMQRGFDGLPVIEADDRAAGDIPFFDDWATHSERDEYWAQIDGENRARSLKAPTLLMAGWYDPFLPTQVNDYAQIRTHAVPQIASAARLIIGPWVHAGTITPPDGHRLKNFRLESLAPSVPWFDEHLLGRATAAFAPVRIFVMGTNEWRDEQEWPLARTQYTAYYLRSSGHANNRDGDGFLATSPPTSSEPSDEYQYDPLDPVPTAGGAMLGPNAGMTSQNEVENRQDVLVYTSEPLQGKLEVTGPIELVLHVSTSAPTTDFTGKLVDVHPDGSAYNISEGILRYQFPQDSGDANSTQEIKVTMWPTSFVFLDGHCLRLEVSSSNYPRFDRNLNTEGSVATAVTPVVAQQSIHHDMQSPSRLILPVIPPTTSR